One Dermacentor albipictus isolate Rhodes 1998 colony chromosome 10, USDA_Dalb.pri_finalv2, whole genome shotgun sequence genomic window, attctggggcttcaGGTGCCAAACCGCCCCGTggtcatgaggcacgccatagtgggggggaTTCCctattaattttaaccacctggctTTCTTTAACCTGTACCGAAATCAAAGTACGCgagcctcgttttttttttattttgtcctcGTTGCAATGCAGCCGTCGGGGCCGGGGTCGAACCTCCGACCTGACGCTCAGcggcgcaatgccatagccacacgGCTACTggggtgggtagcgaaactgCCTATGAGGGGTGATGGCTGTGCGAGCCAGGTTGATGCATAAGGACGACAGAATGTTCCCGAAAGGCTTCTCGTCCACCCAACCATTAAACCAAGGAGCCAACTCATACAATTGATACCATATAAGGAACCGTTTATGCTTGCATGGAATGGTTTCTTTCTTGCGCAATAGACAGGACAACCGAATAGACAAAACAAGACAGAGCGCTGGCTAATCTCTAGTCCCGTTTTTCTTCCGGAATGTAGGACATCGTCAAATTTTAAAGAGGTGCACGAGAACTGGTGCCCTTATTTCTTCGTAAGAAGTTATAGTACTTATCTTACTGACTGATGGAAGATTCTTAATTTACTACAAAGGGTTAAAGAGAAATTGAATCACCTTACCTCTTTAACTTGTAAGCTGCAGTCGACAACGATCAGTGAAAAGCGTTTAACGTGAAGCGCCCCAATACAAGCCGTAATTTATGTCTGCGATAAGTCCTGGGCCGTGGCGAATAGCACGGCTGCTTCCGACAACTTAGCCCAAGGTCTAAAAAGTTGGGCGTACAGAAAACGCGGATGCAAAGAGAGTGACGAGGACAGCGCAAacaccgactatcaactgaaatgTCGTACTGCGGCGGAAAAGAAGGAAAACGACAAAACGAAGatatctgcgcatgctctgggaACACAACATCAGCCCGCCAAGCATAAGCACGCATGTGCATTTTCGGCAGATATCGTTATCAGACACAACTCTTTTTATGAAGAATATAATACTTTGCGGCGCTTCATTCCCAGAACATTTGTGCGGCACATTGTATTGTCTTGTCGCGCAAAGCATTTGCACAGTACCTTATAAATAGAAGACGAATGCTTCCTCCGCCTTCAATTACCCCTGCCGTGTGTCagttgcaaatatatatatatataggttcaAGAGTTATGAGGTACACGCTTCCTTATGTCAAAACCAGTGATATTCTATGCTTCTATGTGTACTAACCACGCGAGAGAGGGGGGGgcgatataaggaaggcagggatgttaatcagtcaaaatccggttggctaccctacgctgggggaagggagaaggaaaagagggagaagtgAGGCAGAGAGGTTATAGAAACgtgcacggacagtacttgagtcaaagctgctcgcgcaaaccagaagttcagagaaagcacaaaagtgccttcactgccttctgagccgatgatcggtggggacggtgcccTAGTACTGTCTGTttactcagaggacgatcatctagttaactcaatgtgttggacaaaggtTGTCTTTgtacttgaaattgaggacagtggcacagtaagttgtcaatgttctcctcgcatctgcaaacatcacatgcaggactatcagtcattccaattagtgctgaattagctttcgtgaaggcaactcccagccacaaccgaTACACGACGCTTCGCGTCGATGCAGTCCGAGTGGAGGTCTGACTTGCAGTGAAACGTTTAGTCTGTGCAGTATTGTGCGCCTTGTGTGTGCGGTATTCACCTCCGTTAAGGAGAGCGTGCGTGGTACTGCGAAGTTGTCTCTCATCATTGGTCCTGGAGAGAAGAATGGCGACGCAGCGGTCATCTTTgcttgacgtccgagctgccttatctgcgtcatcatttccaatgatactGCAATGACGTGCTAGCCACGAGGCGTCGTAAAAGAAAGACCGGAAGCCCGCCTGCGTGGTTTGCAACACCGCATCGCAAAACATACTTGCGACGTTTCTCCATGGATGGCGCTGCGATTCCACAAAGTTTTGGGTGCCTTGATATCAGCGCCGGAGGAGCGTGGTATCGAGGCCCAGTAACAAACTTCTTTCGCATGATTGGAAACGCGCTTAGTATTAACGCAGAAGTGCTGCGTACACATCGCTACAAGGAGGAATGCACACGACTACGGTGTAATTTCAAATGCCAGATCAATACTTTGCCTACCCCTAGTTGTTTTGTTGAATCTGAGCTTCTGAAGTCTTCGCGATACTATAGTATCACTAAGACTTCAGACCATAGTGCCGTCTGATGTGTAGTGCCCCGATGCCCTCCAGAGGGCGACGGAGACATCGAGTAACTTTAGTCTGATGCGCACTCAATGCTTGCATCAGAGTAACGTAACACGATGGCACTGCGCTGTAATAGCCGTGACCATTATGATTCTATAACGTAAAGGATTATGACGATGCTCATTACCTCCCATGACAGGGACATCATGACGATACTGATTCCCATCATGTTCTTGGAGATCGTGCCCATGGTACTGGTGAGGCTGTGAGAGAGAAGAAGGCTTTATTTTGATTTAACACGGAGAGAAGTGAATCCCCGTGGTGGGCGGAGCCTTCAGTCCAGGGCCCCAGCTCCTGTGGCAGCACTGGTGAGGAGGAGGATGACAATTCTTCGGACGAGTCTTTATCAAAATTATCTCGCATGAACATAAACAGTCATCGGCAGTCGGGTTCTATCTGTAGTATTTGCTTACCAAACGGGCTCTCAAATTCAGAGCGTGGGATTACGGACTAAAACGCATCGCATTTCTTACAAAGATATAGTCTCAAGCCATGCCGTGCTCAATTCGCTCAACTTCACCACTCGCAGGTCAAGTCGCCGGTGTTTCTGTGAAACATTCTTACATTTCGGTTCACGTACCCACTTAATTCACAATACCCATTGAACGGTTTTCAAACGACGCTGCGCTCTTCAGAAACGCTGgatatgaattgcaacaaatgattgaccACCTTAgccgagatgatgatgatgatgaagcaacatttgctgggcccgaaataaatcggtggtgcacgcaggcaccaccaatccctagttacgggacccatatgtttccagcagctcctggcccctgtccgtcagtgcgagctgaatcggtagggcggggctggatagcATGTCAGAAgtaatgaagctgggcaggccacatAATGCGTAGGACAAATAAGCGGTGGCCTAGTTCATCCATGGAAATGTGAGCATGAATAGTCGAGGATGCCAGAGATTGTTCGACGAAAttagaaatttgcaggcataattGGAATCAGCTGGCCAAGGCAGTAGTAATCGGAGATAGCTGGGAGATGGCTTCGccctggcagtggacataaaaataggacGATGATCATGACGATGATGCCGATGATGATCTTGCAATGACTGGTGCCCTCCCTCAAAGTGAATGAACGACACAGAAAAGCTTTTTTGAATGTTGTTTTAATGAGTTTGATGAAGTCATTCTCGGAGGGTGCGTCTGCTGTGCATAAGAGTACCGGGTGAAGAACAGAACAAGTGCACGGCTGCCGCCCCGGTTGTTCCAGCGTCGTGGTATAGGGGGCGCGGCGGTCGTGCGACTTTCGCGAATGCTATAAATAATCGTGGGTGGCGCGGACAGGCAAAACTGAGGCTTGCaggaaggagtaaaaaaaaaagaacacacacacacgggggCGCtcgtggcggtggtggtggatgATGGGAACGATGATAACCGGTACCGGCCGGTGACGGATGCGTGTGATTGTCCCTCAGTCGGTCTCGTTGCATGCGCTGTAGAGGTTGAAACAGTCCTCGCCGCTACGGCCGCTCCGGGTGGCGTTGTAGCTGCGTGTCATCGGAGCCGCCTTCTGGGCCTGAAGTGCGTAACTTGCCGCGTACCTGAGAAAAGCAGATGTGGAATAGGGATTAGAACGAGTGTGTTTCGAAGAAGAACTAGGCGCGTTTTATAGTGATACCCGCAAACGTACAGCCTACAGTCAAAGCAAATGTGGTTCAATCTAAGCAGTTCAATTACTGTTCTACAGTCATGGCAGCGCTTGCTCTGTGGCTGGAAATGGCTTATTTCTTGAAGGAATAAAGTATCCAgttttttgttgcatttcaagCCACCCGCGATGAATGAACGGGCTGACAGAAACCCCCCACATATTATGCTTCACTGTCTGCAGCCGCCGTGTGCAGTCGACGCAAACTGAGAGAACGAAGGTCAGTTTTGTCATGCGAAACACTCTTACGACACTAGTGAAAGAACTTATTTTTATGGGGGCAAAAAAAATGGTCTGAAGTACTAATATTCAGTGTTGTGCAGAACGATACATCAGTCTTACTAAACATTAGATACTGCAAGTTCAAATATTTCATAGTCTTTAGGCGTGTTCATGACTTAGTGCACGTATGCTGTGCCCGACGTTGTGCTTATATGGTAACATTGCGACACGCATCCGGATGCGTATTGAAGCCCAAATCCGCATTCAATTGCTGTAGTACCTGTTTTATTCGTCTTATCGGCTCAGGCGACCGTGGCATATGACGCAATCATGTACATTCCCTACACGACAGCCGTCGTTCGACCTCCGCAAGTAGAGCTTCACGCGCTGCGATGTCTCGAGCCAGAAAAGCCACGCCGAGCCTGCAGTGAACGGCTCAAATTACCTCGCCTGCGGAAGCAACACTTGGAGGCGCCACTGGAAGACCACCTAACCTCTACGTTGCTTCGCAGATTGATTTCAATAACCCTCATTATCGTAATGCAACAAGACGTCTCACGATGGCCGACTAGTGCCCGCAAGCTTGGGCCAACGACAAGACGCACAGAAAGGGTCCACGACAGCCATCGCGCCTTCCTTGGTGATTGCGTCAGGGGCTGCGCAGACTCTTTGAGCTCCGGGAGCGAGGTACTCACCCTCCGAATTGCGCCACGAGGTAGCCGACCTCGTGCGCTTCTTTGACGGCGTCCCGGCTGGCTTCGCACAGGTATCGCTGCATGCAGTTGTCGTCCTTGGTCATGACGGACTTGACGAAGCCCTTGAGCATGGTCGTCCCCGCAAGCGCCGCGTCGTCCAGCGCTCCACGGAATCCCCGTGCCGTGGACGACCGCGCGCGGTTGCCGAACGTCGTCTTCAGCATGTCCAGCACGGTCACCAGCAGGTTCAGGATCTGCCTGAAGGCGGCGCAGAGGGATCGCGGGGCAAATTAAAGCAAACGCTTGTGCAGTTTTATCTTGGATtgcagcgcgaagtgacacggaccg contains:
- the LOC135911897 gene encoding uncharacterized protein: MTSSSSRRLLVVAGITLWLACLCVSALPNETGSKPGVTASESVAAPVIGGAPPASRRAPRLDERKFKYDADPKKELTQFMNTKNLVKTLVKLVFGSDEESAATSRQILNLLVTVLDMLKTTFGNRARSSTARGFRGALDDAALAGTTMLKGFVKSVMTKDDNCMQRYLCEASRDAVKEAHEVGYLVAQFGGYAASYALQAQKAAPMTRSYNATRSGRSGEDCFNLYSACNETD